From Nitratidesulfovibrio vulgaris str. Hildenborough, a single genomic window includes:
- the rpsL gene encoding 30S ribosomal protein S12 — MPTINQLIRKERKKVVKRKKTPALQACPQRRGVCTRVYTTTPKKPNSALRKVARVRLTNGLEVTAYIPGEGHNLQEHSVVMIRGGRVKDLPGVRYHIVRGTLDTSGVQDRRQGRSKYGAKRPK, encoded by the coding sequence ATGCCCACTATCAACCAGCTCATCCGCAAAGAGCGGAAGAAGGTTGTAAAGCGGAAGAAGACCCCGGCGCTCCAGGCCTGCCCGCAGCGTCGTGGCGTGTGCACCCGCGTGTACACCACCACCCCTAAGAAGCCTAACTCGGCATTGCGTAAGGTCGCACGTGTGCGCCTCACCAACGGCCTTGAAGTGACCGCCTACATCCCCGGCGAAGGCCACAACCTTCAGGAACACTCCGTGGTCATGATCCGCGGCGGTCGTGTAAAAGACCTTCCGGGTGTCCGCTACCACATCGTGCGCGGCACCCTCGACACCTCCGGCGTTCAGGATCGTCGTCAGGGACGTTCCAAGTACGGCGCCAAGCGCCCGAAATAG
- the rpsG gene encoding 30S ribosomal protein S7 → MPRKGPVPRREILPDPLYNSRLVARFINRLMYDGKKGAAEKIFYSALDTLAQKTGEEPLKAFEKAIENVKPHLEVKARRVGGATYQVPMEVRPDRQVSLSLRWLIAYSRSRGEKGMVSKLSAELLDAFNNRGGAVKKKEDTHRMAEANKAFAHYRW, encoded by the coding sequence ATGCCTCGCAAAGGACCTGTCCCCAGACGTGAGATTCTGCCCGACCCGCTGTACAACAGCCGTCTTGTCGCCCGCTTCATCAACCGACTCATGTACGACGGTAAGAAGGGTGCGGCTGAAAAGATATTCTACAGTGCTCTGGACACCCTTGCCCAGAAGACTGGTGAAGAGCCTCTGAAGGCTTTCGAGAAGGCGATCGAAAACGTGAAGCCCCACCTCGAAGTGAAGGCTCGTCGCGTTGGTGGTGCCACCTATCAGGTGCCCATGGAAGTTCGCCCCGACCGTCAGGTCTCTCTTTCCCTGCGCTGGCTCATCGCCTACTCCCGCTCGCGCGGTGAGAAGGGTATGGTGAGCAAGCTCTCGGCAGAACTTCTTGACGCCTTCAACAATCGCGGCGGCGCCGTGAAGAAGAAGGAAGACACCCACCGCATGGCCGAAGCCAACAAGGCTTTCGCCCATTACCGCTGGTAG
- the fusA gene encoding elongation factor G: MARVVPIDMQRNIGIMAHIDAGKTTTTERILFYTGVSHKIGEVHDGAATMDWMEQEQERGITITSAATTCFWREHRVNIIDTPGHVDFTIEVERSLRVLDGAVCVFDAVAGVEPQSETVWRQADRYGVPRICFVNKMDRIGASFERCVGMIRDRLRAKPIPVQLPIGAEDRFEGVIDLITGKAVTFDKASKGQTFNVGDVPAEYRDQYDAMRFEMIEAVAEEDEALMEKYLGGEELTVEEIISCVRKATIARNIVPVLCGSAFRNMGVQPLLDAVVDFLPSPVDIEQMKGVNPDKEEETIVCPCDDKEPLAALVFKLFSDPYIGHLSFCRIYSGFIESGMTVLNANTGKRERVGRLLKMHANKREEIKWAGAGDIVALVGLKLASTGDTICDEKRPVVLESLDIPEPVIEVAIEPKTKADRDALSAALAKLAKEDPSFRVKGDDETNQTLIAGMGELHLEIIVDRLTREFSVNANVGKPQVAYRETITKPGKADTKHVKQSGGRGQYGHAVIEIEPNPGKGYEFVNSITGGVIPKEYIAPIDKGIQDALKSGILSGFPTVDIKVNLVFGSYHDVDSSEQAFYVTGSMAIKEAIAKSGPVLLEPIMDVEVVTPDEYLGDVMGDLNGRRGKVQSMEARVGAQSIRAQVPLSEMFGYATDLRSKTQGRATFSMQFHHYERVPAALAEELVKKKG, translated from the coding sequence GTGGCACGAGTAGTTCCTATCGATATGCAGCGGAACATCGGTATCATGGCCCACATTGACGCGGGCAAGACCACGACTACCGAGCGTATCCTCTTCTACACGGGCGTTTCCCACAAGATCGGCGAAGTCCATGACGGCGCAGCCACCATGGACTGGATGGAGCAGGAGCAGGAGCGTGGTATCACCATCACTTCTGCTGCTACCACCTGTTTCTGGCGTGAACACCGTGTCAACATCATCGACACCCCCGGCCACGTCGACTTCACCATCGAAGTCGAACGTTCCTTGCGTGTCCTTGACGGCGCGGTCTGCGTATTCGACGCCGTTGCCGGTGTCGAACCCCAGTCCGAGACGGTGTGGCGTCAGGCCGACCGTTATGGCGTTCCGCGCATCTGCTTTGTCAACAAGATGGACCGTATCGGGGCCAGCTTCGAGCGTTGCGTCGGCATGATCCGTGACCGTCTGCGTGCGAAGCCGATTCCGGTTCAGCTTCCCATCGGTGCCGAAGACCGCTTCGAAGGCGTCATCGACCTCATCACCGGCAAGGCTGTGACTTTCGACAAGGCGTCGAAGGGGCAGACCTTCAACGTGGGGGATGTGCCTGCCGAGTACCGCGATCAGTACGACGCCATGCGCTTCGAGATGATCGAGGCCGTAGCTGAGGAAGATGAAGCGCTCATGGAGAAGTATCTCGGTGGTGAAGAACTCACTGTCGAAGAAATCATCTCCTGCGTACGCAAGGCCACCATTGCCCGTAACATCGTTCCGGTGCTGTGCGGTTCCGCCTTCCGCAACATGGGTGTGCAGCCTCTTCTCGACGCTGTCGTCGACTTCCTGCCTTCGCCTGTCGACATCGAACAGATGAAGGGTGTGAATCCGGACAAGGAAGAAGAGACCATCGTCTGCCCCTGCGACGACAAGGAACCTCTCGCTGCCCTCGTCTTCAAGCTCTTCTCCGACCCGTACATCGGGCACCTCTCGTTCTGCCGCATCTATTCTGGCTTCATCGAGTCAGGCATGACGGTTCTGAACGCGAACACCGGCAAGCGCGAGCGTGTCGGTCGCCTGCTGAAGATGCACGCCAACAAGCGTGAAGAAATCAAGTGGGCGGGTGCTGGTGATATCGTGGCCCTTGTTGGCCTCAAGCTGGCTTCGACCGGTGACACCATCTGCGATGAAAAGCGCCCTGTGGTGCTCGAATCGCTGGATATTCCGGAGCCGGTCATCGAGGTTGCCATCGAGCCCAAGACCAAGGCTGACCGAGACGCCCTTTCCGCCGCGCTCGCCAAGCTTGCCAAGGAAGACCCGTCCTTCCGCGTGAAGGGCGACGACGAGACCAACCAGACCCTGATCGCCGGCATGGGCGAACTCCATCTGGAAATCATCGTCGACCGTCTTACCCGCGAGTTCAGCGTCAACGCCAACGTGGGCAAGCCTCAGGTCGCCTACCGTGAGACCATCACCAAGCCCGGCAAGGCTGACACGAAGCATGTCAAACAGTCTGGTGGTCGTGGTCAGTACGGTCATGCCGTCATCGAAATCGAACCGAACCCCGGCAAGGGGTACGAGTTCGTGAACAGCATCACCGGTGGTGTCATTCCCAAGGAATACATCGCCCCCATCGACAAGGGTATCCAGGATGCGCTCAAGAGCGGTATCCTTTCTGGCTTCCCCACTGTCGACATCAAGGTCAATCTTGTCTTCGGTTCGTACCACGACGTCGACTCTTCGGAGCAGGCGTTCTACGTGACCGGTTCGATGGCTATCAAGGAAGCCATCGCCAAGAGTGGCCCGGTTCTGCTTGAGCCCATCATGGACGTCGAAGTCGTCACCCCTGACGAGTACCTCGGCGATGTCATGGGCGACCTGAACGGTCGTCGTGGCAAGGTGCAGAGCATGGAAGCACGCGTAGGTGCGCAGTCCATCCGTGCTCAGGTCCCCCTGAGCGAGATGTTCGGCTACGCGACAGACCTGCGTTCGAAGACGCAGGGCCGTGCGACCTTCTCTATGCAGTTCCATCATTACGAGCGGGTGCCTGCGGCTCTCGCCGAGGAACTTGTAAAGAAGAAGGGCTAG
- the rpsJ gene encoding 30S ribosomal protein S10: MTTVSSDRIRIKLKAYDYRILDKAVAEIVDTARNTGAGVAGPIPLPTNIHKFTVNRSVHVDKKSREQFEMRIHKRLMDILEPTQQTVDALGKLSLPAGVDVEIKL; this comes from the coding sequence ATGACGACAGTTAGCAGTGATCGTATCCGGATCAAGCTCAAAGCTTACGATTACCGCATCCTGGACAAGGCTGTGGCTGAGATCGTAGATACGGCGCGCAACACGGGCGCTGGTGTCGCAGGTCCTATCCCCCTGCCCACCAACATCCATAAGTTCACTGTGAACCGAAGCGTGCACGTGGACAAGAAGTCGCGTGAGCAGTTCGAGATGCGTATCCACAAGAGGCTCATGGACATCCTCGAGCCCACGCAGCAGACCGTGGACGCCCTGGGCAAGCTGAGCCTGCCGGCCGGCGTTGACGTCGAAATCAAGCTCTAG
- the rplC gene encoding 50S ribosomal protein L3, giving the protein MAEKMGILGRKIGVTRIFASDGSAVAVTVIKAGPCPVTQVKTVATDGYDAIQIAFDEAKEKHLNKPEIGHLAKAGKGLFRTLREIRLEAPAAYEVGSELDVTLFATGDRVKVSGTSIGKGYQGVMRRWNFAGSKDTHGCEKVHRSGGSIGNNTFPGHVFKGKKMAGHWGNESVTVLNLEVVDVRPEDNVILVKGSVPGPKNGLVMVRKQ; this is encoded by the coding sequence ATGGCTGAGAAAATGGGAATTCTGGGTCGCAAGATTGGTGTGACCCGCATCTTCGCCAGCGATGGTTCCGCCGTGGCTGTCACGGTCATCAAGGCCGGCCCCTGTCCGGTCACTCAGGTAAAGACCGTCGCTACCGATGGGTATGACGCCATCCAAATCGCTTTTGACGAAGCCAAAGAAAAGCACCTGAACAAGCCTGAAATCGGCCATCTGGCCAAGGCTGGCAAGGGTCTGTTCCGTACCCTTCGTGAAATCCGCCTCGAAGCTCCCGCCGCCTACGAAGTGGGCAGTGAGCTTGACGTTACCCTGTTCGCCACCGGCGATCGCGTCAAGGTCTCCGGGACCAGCATCGGTAAGGGCTACCAGGGCGTCATGCGCCGCTGGAACTTCGCCGGCTCCAAGGACACCCACGGCTGCGAAAAGGTTCATCGTTCCGGTGGTTCCATCGGTAACAACACCTTCCCGGGTCATGTGTTCAAGGGCAAGAAGATGGCTGGTCACTGGGGCAACGAGAGCGTGACCGTCCTCAACCTCGAAGTGGTGGACGTCCGCCCCGAGGACAACGTGATCCTGGTCAAGGGTTCCGTGCCCGGTCCCAAGAACGGCCTGGTCATGGTGCGCAAGCAGTAA
- the rplD gene encoding 50S ribosomal protein L4: MAVVKVYDQNKQEAGEITLAPEVFEVEVRPEILHLVVRAQRAAFRAGTHATKTRAFVSGGGLKPWRQKGTGRARAGSIRSPLWRGGAIIFGPQPRDYEFKVNKKVRKLALRMALSSRLAGSNLLVVKGFELPEVKTKLFAKIADTLGLDKALIIAPEENTTLALSVRNIPGITIATPEQLSVYEILKHKQLVLVEGAVASVQDRLK; encoded by the coding sequence ATGGCTGTGGTTAAAGTATACGATCAGAACAAGCAGGAAGCCGGAGAAATCACCCTGGCTCCCGAAGTGTTCGAAGTCGAGGTGAGGCCTGAGATTCTGCACCTCGTCGTGCGCGCGCAGCGTGCCGCCTTCCGTGCCGGCACCCATGCGACCAAGACCCGTGCCTTCGTCTCCGGCGGCGGCCTCAAGCCTTGGCGCCAGAAGGGCACCGGTCGTGCCCGTGCTGGCTCCATCCGTTCGCCCCTTTGGCGCGGTGGTGCCATCATCTTCGGCCCCCAGCCGCGCGACTACGAGTTCAAGGTCAACAAGAAGGTGCGCAAGCTCGCTCTTCGCATGGCCCTCAGCTCGCGTCTGGCCGGCAGCAACCTGCTTGTTGTCAAGGGGTTCGAACTGCCCGAAGTCAAGACCAAGCTGTTTGCCAAGATTGCTGACACGCTCGGCCTCGACAAGGCGCTGATCATCGCCCCCGAAGAAAACACGACGCTGGCCCTGTCTGTCCGCAACATCCCCGGGATCACCATCGCCACCCCTGAACAGCTCAGTGTGTACGAGATTCTCAAGCACAAGCAGCTCGTTCTCGTGGAAGGTGCCGTGGCCTCCGTTCAGGACAGGCTCAAGTAA
- the rplW gene encoding 50S ribosomal protein L23 codes for MDYTKILIKPLISEKTTYIKELSRQVAFFVDPRANKIEIKKAVEAAFKVKVADVNVVNRKSSDRVRQGRVVGRVAGFKKAYVTLAPGEKIEFFEGV; via the coding sequence ATGGACTACACGAAAATACTCATCAAGCCCCTCATCTCCGAAAAGACGACCTACATCAAGGAACTCTCCCGTCAGGTCGCCTTCTTCGTTGATCCCCGGGCCAACAAGATCGAGATCAAGAAGGCCGTGGAAGCGGCGTTCAAGGTGAAGGTCGCCGACGTCAACGTGGTAAACCGCAAGTCTTCCGACCGCGTCCGTCAGGGCCGCGTTGTGGGCAGGGTTGCCGGCTTCAAGAAGGCTTATGTGACCCTCGCCCCCGGTGAAAAAATCGAATTCTTCGAGGGAGTGTAA